Proteins found in one Xenopus laevis strain J_2021 chromosome 1L, Xenopus_laevis_v10.1, whole genome shotgun sequence genomic segment:
- the crygdl.21.L gene encoding gamma-crystallin-1-like codes for MVKIFFYEERNFQGRHYECGSDCSDLSSYFNRCNSIRVEGGNWILYEHPSYRGHQYYLWQGEYPDFQRWMGFNDSIRSCRFLSNHHGQYKMRIYERGDFQGQMMEFFDDCPNTYDRFRFQDIHSCNVFDGHWMFYEEPNYRGRQYYLRSGEYRRYNDWGASSARIGSFRRVHHKF; via the exons ATGGTAAAG aTCTTCTTCTACGAGGAAAGGAACTTCCAAGGCCGCCACTATGAGTGCGGCTCAGACTGTTCTGACCTGTCCTCATACTTCAATCGCTGTAACTCCATCAGGGTAGAGGGTGGAAACTGGATCCTCTATGAGCACCCCAGTTACAGGGGACACCAGTATTATCTCTGGCAAGGAGAATACCCAGACTTCCAGAGATGGATGGGCTTCAATGACTCCATTAGGTCTTGTCGCTTTCTTTCCAAT CACCATGGCCAATACAAAATGAGAATCTATGAAAGAGGAGACTTCCAAGGGCAGATGATGGAGTTCTTTGATGACTGCCCCAATACTTATGATCGATTCCGTTTCCAGGAcattcactcctgcaatgtgtttgatggCCACTGGATGTTCTATGAGGAACCCAACTATAGGGGGCGTCAGTACTACCTGAGATCTGGAGAATACAGGAGATATAATGACTGGGGAGCCTCAAGCGCCAGAATTGGCTCATTCAGAAGAGTTCATCACAAATTTTAA